One genomic region from Nocardia vinacea encodes:
- a CDS encoding pirin family protein — protein sequence MPAITVPDIMVLPRLPRPTDSTRERKVSSISTAHQQREGAGFEVRRPFPSMDLRSADPFILLDQMGPVAYEPYEAKGAPWHPHRGFETVTYVMDGTMVHHDSNGGGGVISEGDTQWMTAGSGILHDELPAEELVIAGGWFHGIQLWVNLPRAQKMAAPRYQDLRGSELTLVSSHDGGALVRIIAGEMGGFEGPGSTYTPIAYAHASLAPGSQLETPWPQRFTAMAYVLSGSGTVGAERRAISEGQLAVFGPGDSITVAADALQHNRTGDLEVLLLGGLPIKEPVVQYGPFVMNTRAEIIQAMADYQAGRMGNIPAEHLAGRRLGE from the coding sequence ATGCCGGCCATCACCGTCCCCGACATCATGGTGCTGCCGCGACTCCCTCGACCCACGGATTCGACGCGGGAACGCAAGGTGAGCAGCATCAGCACCGCACATCAGCAGCGCGAAGGCGCGGGCTTCGAGGTGCGCAGGCCGTTCCCGAGCATGGATCTGCGCTCGGCCGATCCATTCATCCTGCTCGACCAGATGGGTCCGGTCGCCTATGAGCCGTACGAGGCCAAGGGCGCGCCGTGGCATCCACATCGCGGCTTCGAGACCGTCACCTACGTCATGGACGGCACCATGGTGCATCACGATTCCAATGGCGGCGGTGGCGTCATCAGCGAGGGCGATACCCAGTGGATGACGGCCGGTTCCGGCATCCTGCACGATGAACTGCCCGCCGAGGAATTGGTCATCGCGGGCGGCTGGTTCCACGGCATCCAACTGTGGGTCAATCTGCCGCGCGCACAGAAGATGGCCGCACCGCGCTATCAGGATCTGCGCGGCAGTGAATTGACGCTGGTCAGTTCGCACGACGGTGGCGCATTGGTGCGCATAATCGCGGGCGAGATGGGCGGCTTCGAGGGTCCGGGTTCGACCTATACCCCGATCGCCTACGCACACGCCTCCCTCGCTCCGGGTAGCCAGCTGGAAACCCCATGGCCGCAACGGTTTACCGCGATGGCATACGTACTGTCCGGCAGCGGAACAGTGGGCGCCGAGCGTCGGGCGATCAGCGAAGGCCAACTCGCGGTATTCGGCCCCGGTGACTCGATCACCGTCGCCGCGGATGCATTGCAACACAACAGAACCGGCGACCTGGAGGTGCTGCTGCTCGGCGGCCTGCCGATCAAAGAGCCTGTGGTGCAATACGGTCCGTTCGTCATGAACACCCGCGCCGAAATTATCCAGGCCATGGCGGATTACCAGGCCGGACGCATGGGCAATATCCCGGCCGAACATCTGGCGGGTAGGCGTTTGGGCGAATAA
- a CDS encoding MarR family winged helix-turn-helix transcriptional regulator, with amino-acid sequence MVRWLSDDEQQTWQAFIRLRQRLDAALSAGLAQDGLSTADYELLVPLSAAPGACLRAKELAAEVCWEKSRLSKHLARMAARGLVDRRPAEDDARGILVELTPQGRKVLEKAAPNHVELVRRIFVDPMTPAEARALRSLADKVVVEAESESELGY; translated from the coding sequence GTGGTGCGTTGGTTGAGCGATGACGAGCAGCAGACCTGGCAGGCCTTCATCCGGCTGCGCCAGCGCCTCGATGCGGCACTATCGGCCGGGCTGGCCCAGGACGGCCTGTCCACCGCCGACTACGAGCTCCTGGTGCCGTTGTCGGCCGCGCCCGGCGCCTGTCTGCGCGCCAAGGAATTGGCCGCCGAGGTCTGCTGGGAGAAGAGCAGACTTTCGAAACACTTGGCGCGCATGGCCGCTCGCGGACTCGTCGACCGTCGCCCGGCCGAGGACGACGCCAGGGGGATTCTGGTCGAACTCACACCCCAGGGACGCAAGGTCCTCGAGAAGGCGGCCCCGAACCATGTCGAACTGGTGCGCCGGATCTTCGTCGATCCGATGACACCCGCCGAGGCGCGTGCGCTGCGCTCGCTGGCCGACAAGGTGGTCGTCGAGGCCGAGAGCGAGTCCGAACTCGGCTACTGA
- a CDS encoding transglycosylase SLT domain-containing protein codes for MLDKRLPSFRRLSLRDSVTLAVAAAGVIAVGTSSVVALADDSVPSRIAMVAEQQPAPAAAPVDAAATPVDAPLIPGLPALPELPQVPGLPLPPPPAPVYEDNLNGWIHHALDIMGAQGIPGSYDGIYRNIMRESGGNPQAINLWDSNAAAGIPSKGLLQVIDPTFNAYHVEGTSWDIYEPVANITAACNYAAHRYGSMDNVNSAY; via the coding sequence ATGCTCGACAAACGCCTCCCCTCTTTCCGCCGCCTATCGCTGCGTGACAGTGTCACCCTCGCTGTGGCCGCGGCCGGTGTCATCGCCGTCGGCACCTCCTCCGTAGTCGCGCTGGCCGACGACAGCGTTCCGTCGCGCATTGCCATGGTCGCCGAGCAGCAGCCCGCCCCCGCGGCCGCACCGGTCGATGCCGCGGCCACGCCGGTCGATGCGCCGCTCATTCCCGGTCTGCCCGCGCTGCCGGAACTGCCGCAGGTCCCCGGCCTGCCCCTGCCGCCGCCCCCGGCACCGGTCTACGAGGACAACCTCAACGGCTGGATCCACCACGCGCTCGACATCATGGGCGCGCAGGGCATCCCGGGTAGCTACGACGGCATCTACCGCAACATCATGCGCGAATCGGGCGGCAACCCCCAGGCCATCAACCTGTGGGACTCCAACGCCGCCGCCGGCATCCCGTCCAAGGGCCTGCTCCAGGTGATCGACCCAACCTTCAACGCCTACCACGTCGAGGGCACTTCCTGGGACATCTACGAACCGGTCGCCAACATCACCGCGGCCTGCAACTACGCGGCCCACCGCTACGGCTCGATGGATAACGTCAACTCGGCGTACTGA
- a CDS encoding MarR family winged helix-turn-helix transcriptional regulator: MSNLKPASTLRPGQDLALLLLAAGAAATDAIHAGVVAAGFADVRPTHGFAFVRLSPNGATVGELAEHLGVTKQAASQLVDELVRKGYAERNAHPDDARARMITLTAKGWACTRAADAAAAEFADQWASVLGDSTVAELRNTLTRVVAPGRVRPASW, encoded by the coding sequence ATGTCGAATCTGAAACCCGCTTCGACCCTGCGACCCGGCCAGGATCTCGCGCTGCTGCTACTCGCCGCAGGGGCTGCTGCCACCGACGCCATTCACGCCGGGGTGGTCGCGGCCGGATTCGCCGATGTGCGGCCGACGCACGGGTTCGCATTCGTGCGGCTGTCGCCGAACGGGGCAACGGTCGGCGAGTTGGCCGAACATCTGGGAGTGACCAAACAGGCGGCCAGCCAGTTGGTGGACGAACTCGTGCGCAAGGGTTACGCCGAGCGCAACGCGCATCCGGACGACGCGCGTGCACGGATGATCACACTGACCGCGAAGGGGTGGGCTTGCACGCGCGCGGCCGATGCCGCCGCGGCCGAATTCGCCGATCAGTGGGCGTCCGTTTTGGGCGATTCCACGGTGGCCGAATTGCGTAACACTTTGACCCGCGTGGTGGCCCCCGGAAGGGTCCGTCCGGCCTCTTGGTGA
- a CDS encoding cupin domain-containing protein, protein MPVTRAADAEVHEMHGTRFTSYIRPGTGSTELCVWQIQVSAETEGVPHKVLREEAFVVIQGAVTITIDGQAEALVAGDAAVAPANSMISLTNSAAEPAVLVVTVPVGFQGELPDGTVINPPWVG, encoded by the coding sequence ATGCCAGTAACCCGCGCCGCAGATGCCGAAGTCCACGAAATGCACGGCACCCGATTCACCTCCTACATCCGCCCTGGCACCGGCAGCACCGAACTCTGCGTCTGGCAGATCCAGGTGTCGGCCGAGACGGAAGGCGTGCCGCACAAGGTGTTGCGCGAGGAGGCCTTCGTAGTGATCCAGGGGGCGGTGACGATCACGATCGATGGGCAGGCGGAGGCGCTGGTGGCCGGTGACGCTGCGGTGGCACCCGCGAATTCGATGATCTCCCTGACGAATTCGGCCGCCGAGCCAGCCGTGCTCGTCGTGACGGTTCCGGTCGGATTCCAGGGTGAATTGCCCGACGGAACCGTCATCAACCCGCCCTGGGTCGGCTGA
- a CDS encoding universal stress protein: protein MVGNPPILTAVDGSPSSYHAVAWAAVEATLHRSPLHILTSMAIPTGFGPGMSLGETDLESLRHDGERVLNEATRVARTAAHGTEPDITSEVTFDSIIPTLIDRSDHTRMLVVGSRGVGAFRRELLGSVSTAATHHARCPVAVIHSTSGIDAVSATKPILVGVDGTANSVPAVELAFEEASLRGVGVIALHAWSDVTGLDLPIGDWEDLHRQEQVVLAESLAGYTAKYPDVPVRRIVVVDRPGRCLLEESANAQLLIVGSHGRGGFATMILGSTSSVLLHSAEIPMIIVRPK from the coding sequence ATGGTAGGCAATCCACCGATTCTCACGGCCGTGGACGGCTCGCCCAGCTCTTATCATGCCGTCGCTTGGGCGGCGGTAGAAGCCACGCTGCATCGCAGCCCGCTGCACATTCTCACCTCGATGGCGATCCCGACCGGCTTCGGTCCGGGCATGTCGCTCGGGGAAACCGACCTGGAGTCGCTGCGCCACGACGGTGAACGGGTCCTGAACGAGGCAACGCGTGTGGCCCGCACGGCCGCGCACGGCACAGAGCCGGATATCACCAGCGAGGTGACGTTCGACTCGATCATTCCCACGCTGATCGATCGAAGCGACCACACCAGAATGCTGGTTGTCGGTAGCCGCGGCGTGGGCGCATTCCGGCGTGAGCTGCTCGGCTCGGTCAGCACGGCTGCCACTCACCACGCTCGTTGCCCGGTCGCGGTGATCCACAGCACGTCCGGAATCGACGCGGTGTCGGCGACCAAGCCGATCCTGGTCGGCGTCGACGGCACCGCCAACAGCGTTCCCGCCGTCGAACTGGCCTTCGAGGAAGCCTCGCTACGCGGCGTCGGCGTTATCGCCCTGCATGCTTGGAGCGACGTCACCGGCCTGGATCTGCCGATCGGCGACTGGGAGGACTTACATCGGCAGGAACAGGTCGTACTCGCCGAAAGTCTGGCAGGCTACACCGCCAAATACCCCGACGTCCCGGTCCGTCGGATCGTCGTCGTCGATCGGCCCGGCCGCTGCCTCCTCGAAGAATCCGCCAATGCCCAACTCCTGATCGTCGGCAGCCACGGCCGCGGGGGCTTCGCCACCATGATCCTCGGCTCCACCAGCAGCGTCCTCCTGCACTCAGCGGAAATCCCGATGATCATCGTGCGCCCCAAATAG
- a CDS encoding NAD-dependent epimerase/dehydratase family protein, whose amino-acid sequence MRVVVVGATGNVGTSVLEALSDEAEVSSIVGVARRVPGKLHAGVEWVRADVRTDDLESCFHDADVVVHLAWLFQPTHRPLVTWRANVGGTERVLRAVAAAQVPALVYASSVGAYSPCQDDRPVPESWPTDGWPPAAYMREKAYVERLFDRFEAEHPELRVVRMRPAFTFCRETASQQRRLFAGPLLPNRLIRPGITPVLPVPRGLRFQAVHSRDVGRAYALAINSDARGPFNLAAEPVIDRLRLAELFGARVVSVPPALARTALAVGWHARALPAAPELFDAVMHLPILDTGRARAELGWTPRFTAVQALRQMLAGLRAGTGEDTPPLTADAGGPLRWREFLSGVGGRDLIDQRG is encoded by the coding sequence ATGCGAGTCGTTGTCGTCGGCGCGACCGGAAACGTCGGAACGAGTGTGCTGGAGGCGCTATCGGACGAAGCGGAAGTCAGCTCGATCGTTGGGGTTGCGCGGCGCGTACCGGGCAAGCTCCACGCCGGCGTCGAATGGGTGCGTGCCGATGTGCGGACCGACGATCTGGAATCCTGCTTCCATGACGCCGATGTGGTAGTTCACCTGGCGTGGTTGTTCCAGCCGACCCATCGGCCGTTGGTCACGTGGCGCGCGAACGTCGGCGGCACCGAACGTGTGCTGCGCGCCGTGGCGGCGGCCCAGGTACCCGCATTGGTATACGCCTCCTCGGTCGGTGCGTATTCCCCGTGTCAGGACGACCGGCCGGTACCTGAGAGCTGGCCGACCGACGGCTGGCCTCCGGCCGCGTATATGCGTGAGAAAGCCTACGTGGAACGGCTTTTCGACCGATTCGAGGCCGAGCACCCAGAGCTCCGGGTGGTTCGGATGCGACCGGCGTTCACCTTCTGCCGGGAGACAGCGAGCCAGCAGCGGCGATTGTTCGCCGGTCCACTGCTACCGAATCGCCTGATCAGACCCGGGATCACGCCGGTCCTGCCGGTTCCGCGCGGCCTGCGGTTTCAGGCCGTGCACAGCCGTGACGTCGGTCGCGCCTACGCACTGGCGATCAATTCCGATGCCCGCGGTCCGTTCAACCTGGCCGCGGAGCCGGTGATCGACCGTTTGCGTCTGGCCGAACTGTTCGGTGCCCGTGTGGTGTCAGTGCCGCCCGCACTCGCGCGCACGGCGCTCGCGGTGGGATGGCACGCGCGAGCGCTGCCTGCGGCGCCGGAGTTGTTCGATGCGGTGATGCACCTGCCGATTCTGGATACCGGGCGGGCCCGAGCCGAGCTGGGGTGGACGCCTCGTTTCACGGCGGTCCAGGCACTCCGACAGATGCTGGCCGGTCTTCGTGCAGGCACTGGAGAGGACACCCCACCCCTGACAGCCGACGCGGGCGGACCATTGCGATGGCGCGAGTTCCTTTCCGGAGTCGGTGGTCGAGACCTCATCGACCAGCGGGGCTGA
- a CDS encoding ATP-dependent DNA ligase codes for MLQRHPRGIGEQGFVQKDFADSLPDWMDRAEVAKAGGTVVHPLAEHRQSLEWLANQDCSTPHTWLSRQGRLDTPDRIVFDLDPSDNDFAAIRATAHTLAAVLKEIGLVPYVQTTGSRGLHVVASLRAEADFDTVRQFARDVAELVADDDAAHRTIEVRKEKRGDRIYRDIMRNAYAQTAVTPYAVRVRRGAPVATPLEWDELDSNDMRPDRFTLRDIPKRIAAQPDPWAHLNRHARSLTRPSRRLSRLRGDPS; via the coding sequence ATGCTGCAGCGGCATCCGCGCGGCATCGGGGAGCAGGGCTTCGTTCAGAAGGATTTCGCCGACTCACTGCCGGACTGGATGGACCGGGCAGAAGTCGCCAAAGCGGGTGGGACCGTTGTACACCCGCTCGCCGAACACCGTCAGTCACTCGAATGGCTGGCCAACCAGGACTGCAGCACGCCGCATACCTGGCTGTCGCGGCAAGGCCGCCTCGACACACCGGACCGGATCGTGTTCGACCTCGACCCCTCCGACAATGACTTCGCTGCGATACGCGCCACGGCCCACACCCTCGCAGCCGTACTGAAAGAAATCGGGCTGGTCCCCTACGTACAGACAACAGGCTCACGGGGACTGCACGTCGTCGCGTCGTTGCGCGCCGAGGCCGACTTCGACACGGTCCGGCAGTTCGCCCGCGACGTTGCCGAACTGGTCGCCGACGATGATGCCGCGCACCGCACCATCGAGGTTCGCAAGGAAAAACGCGGCGACCGGATCTACCGAGACATCATGCGCAACGCCTACGCGCAGACCGCGGTCACCCCGTACGCGGTACGGGTCCGCCGCGGCGCGCCGGTCGCCACCCCGCTGGAGTGGGACGAACTGGACAGCAACGACATGCGGCCGGACCGGTTCACACTGCGCGACATACCCAAACGGATCGCCGCGCAGCCCGACCCCTGGGCCCACCTGAACAGGCACGCCCGCTCACTGACCCGCCCGAGCCGGCGCCTGTCCAGACTGCGAGGCGACCCTTCCTGA
- a CDS encoding carboxylate-amine ligase yields the protein MPQRRTVGFEEEFLLLDVGGVPVAGVDAVIDWIHTNLGPDESNRFKPELQRVQIESVSLVHTTMQTLQSDLSAARSKLATAGHDCELLVLPIGYAPICGTPHCGGTEDSRYARIHNRYREMAQTYTACGAHVHVGVDGDDQAVAVVNHLRPWLPTLIAVGANSPFHEGHDSGYSSWRIAELSRFPGSGLPPYARSADDYENRVATLVESGVLIDDHMSFWLARPSDVYPTVEVRAADTAATVDDAVLQAVLTRGLVQTAIAALDAGIEGPHIDQQVGAAAVWSAARHGLTGPAIDTVEEVQVPALKMLGNLIEWIADELEEAGDTAVARRLLTGIEHHGTGAARQRSMARLGLKELVESFRLGNGLSTYELH from the coding sequence ATGCCGCAACGGCGCACAGTGGGATTCGAGGAAGAATTTCTCCTACTCGACGTCGGTGGAGTGCCGGTCGCGGGGGTGGACGCGGTTATCGACTGGATCCATACGAATCTCGGACCCGATGAATCGAACAGATTCAAACCGGAGTTGCAACGCGTTCAGATCGAGTCGGTCAGCCTCGTCCACACGACGATGCAAACCCTGCAGTCGGATTTGAGCGCGGCACGCAGCAAACTCGCGACCGCTGGGCACGACTGCGAACTGCTGGTTCTCCCGATCGGTTACGCGCCCATCTGCGGCACCCCGCACTGTGGCGGCACCGAGGACAGCCGATACGCGCGTATCCACAACCGATATCGAGAAATGGCGCAAACCTATACCGCCTGCGGTGCGCATGTGCATGTCGGCGTCGACGGGGACGACCAGGCCGTCGCCGTGGTGAATCATCTACGGCCATGGTTACCGACGCTGATCGCGGTCGGCGCGAATTCGCCCTTCCATGAAGGTCACGACTCCGGCTACAGCTCGTGGCGGATCGCCGAGTTGTCTCGGTTCCCTGGTTCGGGGTTGCCGCCGTATGCGCGTTCGGCCGACGACTATGAGAATCGAGTGGCGACGCTCGTCGAATCCGGCGTCCTCATCGACGACCACATGTCGTTCTGGCTGGCTCGCCCCTCCGACGTGTACCCCACCGTAGAAGTTCGCGCCGCCGACACTGCCGCGACCGTCGACGATGCCGTCCTGCAGGCGGTACTGACACGTGGGCTGGTGCAAACCGCGATCGCCGCACTGGACGCCGGAATCGAGGGCCCGCATATCGACCAACAGGTCGGGGCGGCCGCGGTTTGGTCGGCTGCCCGACATGGTCTCACCGGACCCGCGATCGATACGGTCGAGGAAGTACAGGTGCCCGCTTTGAAAATGCTGGGCAATCTGATCGAGTGGATCGCCGACGAACTCGAAGAAGCCGGTGACACCGCGGTGGCCAGACGATTGCTGACCGGGATTGAACACCACGGAACCGGTGCCGCACGACAGCGAAGCATGGCAAGGCTCGGGCTGAAAGAACTCGTCGAATCCTTCCGATTGGGAAATGGCTTGTCTACGTACGAATTGCACTGA
- a CDS encoding hemerythrin domain-containing protein — protein sequence MEATSINTTDDVVTFLIEQHVRIRELFAQVEQAPTAEQREQKFYELRRLLAVHETAEEEIIHPRFRREVHDGADIIEARLEEENKAKRQLADIEAVDINSPEFDAKLAALRDGVLAHAEHEEHEEFNRLRSQLEPNELERLRNAVKFAEAMAPTRPHPGVESASANLLVGPFAAMMDRAKDAISKPRTK from the coding sequence GTGGAAGCAACATCGATCAACACCACCGATGACGTCGTCACGTTCCTGATCGAGCAGCACGTGCGCATCCGCGAGCTGTTCGCCCAGGTCGAGCAGGCCCCAACAGCAGAACAGCGAGAGCAGAAATTCTACGAACTGCGCCGCTTGCTGGCGGTCCACGAAACCGCCGAGGAAGAAATCATCCACCCGCGCTTCCGGCGAGAAGTCCACGACGGCGCCGACATCATCGAGGCTCGACTCGAGGAAGAGAACAAAGCCAAGCGCCAGCTCGCCGACATCGAAGCAGTCGACATCAATTCTCCCGAGTTCGACGCCAAGCTCGCGGCCCTGCGCGACGGAGTGCTCGCACACGCCGAACACGAGGAGCACGAGGAGTTCAACCGGTTGCGTTCCCAGCTGGAACCCAACGAGCTCGAGCGCCTGCGCAACGCGGTGAAATTCGCCGAAGCCATGGCACCGACACGTCCGCACCCCGGCGTCGAGTCCGCGAGCGCGAATCTGCTCGTCGGACCATTCGCGGCCATGATGGACCGCGCCAAAGACGCCATCAGCAAACCCCGCACGAAATGA